One stretch of Verrucomicrobiia bacterium DNA includes these proteins:
- a CDS encoding 4Fe-4S dicluster domain-containing protein codes for MSPTETSTNSQGWTRRDVLKGVGVTLGVAAFAKAVAPLTEWARDIPVEDFLQKHYKELSAVDLHVILRRLENETRDQYGAEVTIADPKPLPGVKFGYALNLSICNGCRKCAEACHLENNHDRPSQQSYIRVFEMQKGSLDMEKGTVHYDHTVPQPDKFYMPVQCQQCEHPPCVDVCPVEATWKEPDGIVVVDYNWCIGCRYCQAACPYHARRFNWTKPQIPAGEINPNQAYLANRIRPQGTMEKCHFCLHRTRVGRLPACLEACPTGARVFGNLLDPDSEIRQVLAHKRVFILKEELGLKPQFFYFFDV; via the coding sequence ATGAGCCCCACCGAAACCTCCACCAACAGCCAGGGCTGGACCCGCCGCGACGTGCTCAAAGGGGTCGGCGTCACCCTCGGCGTCGCCGCCTTCGCCAAGGCCGTCGCGCCCCTCACCGAATGGGCCCGCGACATCCCCGTCGAGGACTTCCTCCAGAAACACTACAAGGAACTCAGCGCCGTCGATCTTCACGTGATCCTCCGCCGCCTCGAAAACGAAACCCGCGACCAGTACGGCGCCGAGGTCACCATCGCAGACCCCAAACCCCTCCCCGGCGTCAAGTTCGGCTACGCCCTCAACCTCAGCATCTGCAACGGCTGCCGCAAATGCGCCGAAGCCTGCCACCTCGAAAACAACCACGACCGCCCCTCCCAGCAGTCCTACATCCGCGTCTTCGAAATGCAGAAGGGCTCGCTCGACATGGAAAAGGGCACCGTCCATTACGACCACACCGTCCCCCAGCCCGACAAGTTCTACATGCCCGTCCAGTGCCAGCAGTGCGAACACCCGCCCTGCGTGGACGTCTGCCCCGTCGAGGCCACCTGGAAGGAACCCGACGGCATCGTGGTCGTGGACTACAACTGGTGCATCGGCTGCCGCTACTGCCAGGCCGCCTGTCCCTATCACGCCCGCCGCTTCAACTGGACCAAACCCCAGATCCCCGCCGGCGAGATCAATCCCAACCAGGCCTACCTCGCCAATCGCATCCGGCCCCAGGGCACCATGGAGAAATGCCACTTCTGCCTCCATCGTACCCGCGTCGGACGTCTCCCCGCCTGCCTCGAAGCCTGCCCCACCGGCGCCCGCGTCTTCGGCAACCTCCTCGATCCCGATTCCGAAATCCGCCAGGTCCTCGCCCACAAACGCGTCTTCATCCTCAAGGAGGAACTCGGCCTCAAACCCCAATTCTTCTACTTCTTCGATGTCTGA
- the nrfD gene encoding polysulfide reductase NrfD, protein MSDPSLPTLAHTAPEPSPSAGHWRNYSRFLGRVVWEAFDGNWTFYVWMTVLTAIALVGANAWAVQVRDGMILTHMNDHVSWGLYIANFTFLVGLAAGGVMMVIPAYLYHDDEMHHVVIIGELLAIAAIVMCLMFVVADLGRPDRFWHLIPGLGRFNFPMSMLTWDVIVLNGYLLLNLHICGYLLYMRFLGRAPNPKWYVPFVFLSIVWAISIHTVTAFLYCGLGGRPFWNTALLAPRFLASAFVSGPAFIIVAILVLRRVLGGAFGASPIRTLVNIMRITILVNLLMVVSEVFTEFYTGGSHTSSAQYLYFGLHGHNELVPWVWSSILMTVLAALLLLCPKVYDHSAMLIAACALAFAGIWIEKGMGLIIPGFIPSSLHEMVEYRPSLLEWKITAGIWAAGLLIYTIALKVALNVFAGERARSPNPAPAPSPGTPA, encoded by the coding sequence ATGTCTGACCCGTCCCTGCCCACCCTCGCCCACACCGCCCCCGAGCCGTCCCCGTCCGCCGGTCACTGGCGCAATTACTCCCGCTTCCTCGGACGCGTGGTCTGGGAGGCCTTCGACGGCAACTGGACCTTCTACGTCTGGATGACGGTCCTCACCGCCATCGCCCTCGTCGGCGCCAACGCCTGGGCCGTCCAGGTCCGCGACGGCATGATCCTCACCCACATGAACGACCACGTGTCGTGGGGCCTCTACATCGCCAACTTCACCTTCCTCGTCGGGCTCGCCGCGGGCGGCGTCATGATGGTCATCCCCGCCTATCTCTACCACGACGACGAAATGCACCACGTGGTCATCATCGGCGAACTCCTCGCCATCGCCGCCATCGTCATGTGCCTCATGTTCGTCGTCGCCGACCTCGGCCGGCCCGACCGCTTCTGGCATCTCATCCCCGGACTCGGCCGCTTCAATTTCCCCATGTCGATGCTCACCTGGGATGTCATCGTCCTCAACGGCTACCTCCTCCTCAATCTCCACATCTGCGGCTATCTCCTCTACATGCGCTTCCTCGGACGCGCCCCCAACCCGAAGTGGTACGTCCCCTTCGTCTTCCTCTCCATCGTCTGGGCCATCTCCATCCACACCGTCACCGCCTTCCTCTACTGCGGCCTCGGCGGACGCCCCTTCTGGAACACCGCCCTCCTCGCGCCCCGCTTCCTCGCCTCGGCCTTCGTGTCCGGCCCCGCCTTCATCATCGTCGCCATCCTCGTCCTCCGCCGCGTCCTCGGCGGCGCCTTCGGCGCCTCCCCCATCCGCACCCTGGTCAACATCATGCGGATCACCATCCTCGTGAACCTCCTCATGGTCGTCTCCGAGGTCTTCACCGAGTTCTACACCGGCGGCTCCCACACCTCCTCCGCCCAGTACCTCTACTTCGGCCTGCACGGTCACAACGAACTCGTCCCCTGGGTCTGGAGTTCCATCCTCATGACCGTCCTCGCCGCCCTCCTCCTCCTCTGTCCCAAGGTGTACGACCACTCCGCCATGCTCATCGCCGCCTGCGCCCTCGCCTTCGCCGGCATCTGGATCGAAAAGGGCATGGGTCTCATCATCCCCGGCTTCATCCCCTCCTCCCTCCACGAAATGGTCGAGTACCGGCCCAGCCTCCTCGAATGGAAGATCACCGCCGGCATCTGGGCCGCCGGCCTCCTCATCTACACCATCGCCCTCAAAGTCGCCCTCAACGTCTTCGCCGGCGAACGCGCCCGCTCCCCCAATCCCGCCCCCGCCCCATCTCCAGGCACCCCCGCCTGA
- a CDS encoding acetylhydrolase — MRPTIPFLFARRVVAVGFVAVGMALAGGSAGAQGTNRFEGDIRAFEARDLREAPPERPVLFVGSSSFRMWRGLETAFPGFPVINRGFGGSQMSDVLHFFDRVVTRYRPALIFVYEGDNDLAAGKTVDAVFEGWRQFVERVEAAMPGTAIRFVAVKPSPSRIRWLEAQRVLNERIREDCAERPHLGYVDVFTPMLDDEGRPRGELFLDDDLHVNDAGYALWASLIGPELEAWAEGRDGEGE; from the coding sequence ATGAGGCCGACGATACCGTTTTTGTTCGCTCGAAGGGTGGTGGCAGTGGGGTTCGTGGCGGTGGGGATGGCGTTGGCTGGGGGAAGCGCGGGTGCTCAGGGGACGAACCGGTTCGAGGGAGACATCCGCGCGTTCGAGGCGAGAGACCTTCGGGAGGCACCGCCGGAGCGGCCGGTGCTGTTTGTGGGATCGTCGTCGTTCCGGATGTGGCGGGGTCTGGAGACGGCGTTTCCGGGGTTTCCGGTAATCAACCGCGGGTTTGGGGGATCGCAGATGAGCGATGTGCTGCATTTCTTCGACCGGGTGGTGACGCGATACCGGCCGGCGCTGATTTTCGTGTATGAGGGGGACAACGATCTGGCGGCGGGGAAGACGGTGGACGCGGTGTTTGAGGGCTGGCGGCAGTTCGTGGAACGGGTCGAGGCGGCGATGCCGGGAACGGCGATCCGTTTTGTCGCGGTGAAGCCGAGTCCGAGCCGGATCCGGTGGCTGGAGGCGCAACGGGTGTTGAACGAGCGGATCCGGGAGGATTGCGCGGAGCGGCCTCACCTCGGGTACGTCGATGTGTTCACGCCGATGCTGGACGACGAGGGACGGCCGCGCGGGGAGTTATTTCTGGACGACGATTTGCACGTCAACGATGCGGGCTATGCCCTGTGGGCATCGCTCATCGGGCCTGAGTTGGAGGCGTGGGCGGAGGGGAGGGACGGGGAAGGTGAGTAG
- a CDS encoding glycine cleavage system protein R codes for MRVALVLTIIGRDRPGLVESLASMVTRHDGNWLESRMNRLGGEFAGLLRCDLPPDREDAFRQALAQLDALTAVVRRDQPAPAPTAPLATLDLVGHDRPGIVRQLAAILAAQGVNVEELATECVSAPMSGEPLFKARARLALPPGLNLASLRTDLERVAADLLVEIAISPVTPPA; via the coding sequence ATGCGCGTCGCCCTCGTCCTCACCATCATCGGCCGCGACCGGCCCGGACTGGTGGAATCCCTCGCCTCCATGGTCACCCGGCACGACGGCAATTGGCTCGAATCCCGCATGAACCGGCTCGGCGGCGAGTTCGCCGGACTCCTCCGCTGCGACCTGCCCCCCGACCGCGAGGACGCCTTCCGCCAGGCCCTCGCCCAACTCGACGCCCTCACCGCCGTCGTCCGCCGCGACCAACCGGCCCCCGCCCCAACCGCCCCCCTCGCCACCCTCGACCTCGTGGGACACGACCGCCCCGGCATTGTGCGTCAACTGGCCGCCATCCTCGCCGCACAGGGCGTCAACGTCGAGGAACTCGCCACCGAATGCGTCTCCGCTCCCATGTCCGGCGAACCCCTCTTCAAGGCCCGCGCCCGCCTCGCACTCCCGCCCGGCCTCAACCTCGCCTCGCTCCGCACCGATCTCGAACGGGTCGCCGCCGATCTCCTCGTGGAAATCGCCATCAGCCCCGTTACCCCTCCCGCTTGA
- a CDS encoding tetratricopeptide repeat protein produces the protein MSRHRQPPRSPHPGKPSPGSPPPTGSRRTRPLSNIRKALLGGAVTLTAFLLLELLLWACRVQPAWRTEDPYAGFSRHIPHFIREPGPDGAARISVAPAKSAVLNPQTFAARKPTGTYRIICLGGSTTYGRPFYDATSFPGWLRAFLPAADPSRSWEVINAGAISYASYRVLGVMEELARHEPDLFILYTGQNEFLERRTYDGLAAATSPLADAASLVNRTRLATVMRQALDAAGVARKSSGHRAPVLGENTRAIPIDAVGPAAYHRDDALAADVLEHYRASLRRMVALARSVGAEILFVVPASNLADFAPFKSEHRPGLSATELTEWYALERAGRAAAAAGRFDDAVRAFESAIRLDDRHAGLWFHLGNALRALGRHGDARTAFRRAIDEDICPLRMPSPFTLAVREIIAETGACGVDFEDWVARESPDGLADRRFFHDHVHPTLEGNRGLALALLDCLAQRGIVRPSPDWNDATLARVTASVEASIDRPLHALQLRMLAAMLGWLGQPDQARHQAELALALAGPSPDVLLDQAQRFQSVRAHTLATEFLERAAAAHPEAAPVRFQLALALLASGRDADALNDLQDVVRLDPNHAEAHTRLGAILAAQERYGDAERHFAEVVRLAPHSDVALNNLGLAMARQGRFEDAIVAYRQALAANPRSVAAHVHYGLALEGLGQTRDAIEHFRTALRLDPSHSEAATRLKTLLAVPAP, from the coding sequence ATGAGCCGGCACCGCCAACCGCCCCGTTCCCCGCACCCCGGGAAACCCTCCCCCGGATCACCTCCGCCCACGGGATCTCGTCGGACCCGCCCCCTCTCCAACATCCGCAAAGCCCTCCTGGGCGGCGCCGTCACCCTGACCGCCTTTCTACTCCTCGAACTCCTTCTCTGGGCCTGCCGCGTCCAGCCCGCCTGGCGCACGGAAGACCCCTACGCCGGTTTCTCCCGCCACATTCCCCACTTCATCCGCGAACCCGGCCCGGACGGAGCGGCGCGCATCTCCGTCGCCCCCGCCAAGTCCGCCGTCCTCAACCCGCAAACCTTCGCCGCCCGCAAACCCACGGGCACCTACCGCATCATCTGCCTCGGAGGTTCAACCACCTACGGCCGCCCCTTCTACGACGCCACCTCGTTCCCCGGTTGGCTGCGGGCGTTCCTTCCCGCCGCCGACCCCTCCCGTTCCTGGGAGGTCATCAACGCCGGCGCCATCAGCTACGCCAGTTACCGCGTCCTGGGCGTCATGGAGGAACTCGCCCGCCACGAACCCGACCTCTTCATCCTTTACACCGGCCAGAATGAGTTTCTCGAACGGCGAACCTACGACGGCCTGGCCGCCGCCACCTCGCCCCTCGCCGACGCCGCGTCCCTCGTCAATCGCACCCGCCTCGCCACCGTCATGCGTCAGGCCCTCGACGCCGCAGGCGTCGCCCGCAAATCCTCCGGCCACCGCGCCCCTGTCCTCGGTGAAAACACCCGCGCCATCCCCATCGATGCCGTCGGCCCCGCGGCCTACCATCGCGACGACGCCCTCGCCGCGGATGTCCTCGAACATTATCGGGCCTCCCTCCGCCGCATGGTCGCCCTCGCCCGCTCCGTCGGCGCAGAAATCCTCTTCGTCGTGCCCGCCTCCAATCTCGCCGACTTCGCCCCCTTCAAGAGCGAACACCGCCCCGGCCTTTCCGCCACCGAACTGACCGAATGGTACGCCCTCGAACGCGCCGGCCGTGCCGCCGCCGCCGCGGGTCGTTTCGACGACGCCGTCCGCGCCTTCGAATCCGCCATCCGCCTCGACGACCGCCACGCCGGCCTCTGGTTCCATCTCGGCAACGCCCTTCGCGCCCTCGGCCGCCATGGCGATGCCCGCACCGCCTTCCGTCGGGCCATCGACGAGGATATCTGCCCTCTCCGCATGCCCTCCCCCTTCACCCTAGCCGTCCGCGAAATCATCGCCGAAACCGGTGCCTGCGGCGTGGACTTCGAAGACTGGGTGGCCCGCGAAAGTCCCGATGGCCTCGCCGACCGCCGCTTCTTCCACGACCACGTTCACCCCACCCTCGAAGGCAATCGCGGTCTCGCCCTCGCCCTCCTCGACTGCCTCGCCCAACGCGGCATCGTCCGCCCGTCCCCCGACTGGAACGACGCCACCCTCGCCCGCGTCACCGCCAGCGTCGAGGCCTCCATCGACCGTCCCCTCCATGCCCTCCAACTCCGCATGCTGGCCGCCATGCTCGGCTGGCTCGGCCAACCCGACCAGGCCAGACACCAGGCCGAACTCGCCCTCGCCCTTGCCGGGCCGTCACCCGACGTTCTCCTGGACCAGGCCCAACGTTTCCAATCCGTTCGCGCCCACACCCTCGCCACCGAGTTCCTGGAACGTGCCGCGGCCGCCCATCCCGAAGCCGCCCCGGTCCGCTTCCAACTGGCCCTCGCCCTTCTCGCATCGGGACGGGACGCCGATGCCCTGAACGACCTCCAGGACGTGGTCCGGCTCGATCCCAACCATGCCGAAGCCCACACCCGCCTCGGTGCCATCCTCGCCGCCCAGGAACGCTACGGCGACGCCGAGCGGCACTTCGCCGAAGTCGTCCGCCTCGCGCCCCACTCGGACGTCGCTCTCAACAACCTCGGCCTTGCCATGGCCCGGCAGGGCCGCTTCGAGGATGCCATCGTCGCCTATCGGCAGGCCCTCGCCGCCAATCCCCGCTCCGTCGCCGCCCATGTCCACTACGGACTCGCCCTGGAAGGTCTCGGCCAGACCCGCGACGCCATCGAACACTTTCGCACCGCCCTCCGCCTCGACCCGTCCCATTCCGAAGCCGCCACCCGCCTCAAGACCCTCCTCGCCGTCCCCGCCCCCTGA
- a CDS encoding site-specific integrase, with translation MAKQNEGGKVSTGIRRFESKVFKPAWTKGGRRFELEHYAIRLRHDGKRATVNLQTADAREAARRAARFATILAASGWEAAHADLSPEQARVVAKRDTPTVGDLIREADRVAVHVKAPTLRGYGNCLRQLATLVAGIEGDASRFNYRTGGTERWRETVDAIRIGTLTPRAVEGATAAYVKSRGTTDSAKRTMAAVLRGARAFWSRRLRRLLPFENLPDPFEGVVIESPRPPRYVSTVNATALVEAARSELRDGGDPEAWKALLLELGAGLRRGEVDQLLWANVDASRRAIRVIAGKSWESVAEVPLADGIASELERLRPDAKGLYVLEGGPRPGPDEKRRRYGAHRTWRRLTDWLRRNGVNSRTPNHSMRKECGAIINATAGLHAASRFLRHADVAVTASHYSDARNRVVVPLFDDSTPGKTGGNAS, from the coding sequence GTGGCTAAGCAAAACGAAGGCGGCAAGGTTTCGACTGGAATCCGGCGCTTCGAGTCCAAGGTCTTCAAGCCGGCGTGGACGAAGGGCGGCAGACGCTTCGAGCTTGAGCATTACGCCATCCGTCTCCGACACGACGGGAAGCGCGCCACGGTCAACCTGCAAACCGCCGACGCCCGGGAGGCGGCACGTCGGGCGGCGCGGTTCGCCACCATCTTGGCGGCAAGCGGATGGGAAGCGGCGCACGCCGACCTTTCACCCGAACAAGCCCGCGTCGTGGCGAAGCGCGACACGCCAACCGTCGGAGACTTGATTCGCGAAGCCGACCGCGTTGCCGTCCATGTCAAGGCGCCAACCCTTCGAGGTTACGGGAACTGCCTTCGACAACTGGCTACCCTCGTCGCCGGCATCGAGGGCGATGCCAGTCGGTTCAACTACCGCACCGGGGGAACCGAACGGTGGCGCGAGACGGTTGACGCCATCCGCATCGGCACCCTGACGCCTCGCGCCGTCGAGGGCGCCACGGCCGCCTACGTGAAGTCTCGCGGGACGACGGACTCGGCGAAGCGGACGATGGCGGCCGTTCTTCGCGGTGCCCGGGCGTTCTGGAGCCGACGCCTTCGCCGGTTGCTGCCCTTCGAGAACCTGCCCGACCCGTTCGAGGGCGTCGTTATCGAGTCGCCGCGCCCTCCCAGGTACGTCTCGACGGTGAACGCAACCGCCCTCGTCGAGGCGGCACGTTCCGAACTTCGCGACGGTGGCGACCCCGAGGCGTGGAAGGCGTTGCTCCTGGAGTTGGGCGCCGGGTTGCGGCGCGGAGAGGTTGACCAGTTGCTCTGGGCGAACGTGGACGCATCGCGCCGGGCAATCCGCGTCATCGCCGGCAAGTCGTGGGAGAGCGTCGCCGAGGTTCCCCTGGCGGACGGCATCGCATCGGAATTGGAACGGCTTCGCCCCGACGCGAAGGGGCTTTACGTGCTGGAGGGCGGACCAAGGCCCGGCCCGGACGAGAAGCGACGCCGCTACGGTGCACACCGAACATGGCGACGGCTGACCGATTGGCTTCGCCGCAACGGGGTCAACAGCCGAACGCCAAACCATTCGATGCGAAAGGAGTGCGGCGCGATCATCAACGCCACGGCCGGGCTTCACGCCGCATCGCGGTTCTTGCGCCACGCCGACGTTGCCGTGACCGCCAGCCATTACAGCGACGCCCGCAACCGCGTCGTGGTGCCGTTGTTCGACGACTCGACGCCCGGGAAGACTGGCGGGAACGCGTCTTGA
- a CDS encoding helix-turn-helix domain-containing protein, with the protein MNESDIPTPIETLRRYTLEKIAELASCSVETVRRRVRRGQLPAVRHGKGWTVGHADAVKFLTTGGSR; encoded by the coding sequence ATGAATGAATCTGACATTCCTACGCCAATCGAGACACTTCGCCGGTACACACTCGAAAAGATCGCGGAGCTTGCCTCTTGCTCCGTCGAGACCGTCCGTCGTCGCGTCCGTCGGGGGCAGCTTCCAGCGGTCAGGCACGGTAAGGGTTGGACTGTCGGCCACGCCGACGCGGTGAAGTTTCTGACGACCGGAGGTTCCCGATGA
- a CDS encoding toprim domain-containing protein gives MSDLMGPSESRNGGHQPKAPRRIVATYPYHDETGALLFEVVRFDPKDFRQRRPDPSATDGWAWSLSGVRRVLFRLPEIRRAIESGTPVVVCEGEKDALRLVEMGFQATTAPAGAGKWTDAYSDSLAGADVYVVPDRDEPGRKHAEQVAKSLDGKANSVRVVELPAEWSGGPVKDVSDLFDGGATAGDFLALCESASEWAKLREGRKKSHGGNRRSEDASSKGNSCPMVTIQVGGAQGRTLPG, from the coding sequence ATGAGTGACTTGATGGGCCCGAGTGAGTCGCGCAACGGCGGCCACCAACCCAAGGCGCCGCGCCGCATCGTCGCGACCTATCCCTACCACGACGAGACCGGCGCACTTCTCTTCGAGGTCGTCCGGTTCGACCCGAAAGACTTCCGGCAACGGCGTCCCGACCCCTCGGCGACGGACGGTTGGGCGTGGTCGCTGAGTGGCGTCCGTCGCGTTCTCTTCCGGCTTCCCGAGATCCGAAGGGCAATCGAGTCCGGGACTCCGGTTGTGGTCTGCGAGGGCGAGAAAGACGCCTTGCGCCTCGTTGAAATGGGCTTTCAGGCGACCACGGCACCGGCCGGCGCTGGCAAGTGGACGGATGCCTACTCGGACTCACTTGCTGGCGCGGATGTCTATGTCGTTCCGGACCGCGACGAGCCGGGTCGAAAGCACGCGGAGCAAGTCGCCAAGTCACTCGATGGCAAGGCCAATTCCGTTCGCGTCGTCGAGCTTCCGGCTGAGTGGAGCGGCGGGCCAGTCAAAGACGTTTCCGACCTGTTTGACGGCGGGGCAACGGCTGGTGATTTCTTGGCTTTGTGTGAGTCGGCGAGTGAGTGGGCGAAGCTGCGTGAGGGAAGGAAGAAAAGTCATGGCGGCAACAGGCGGAGTGAGGATGCCAGTTCAAAGGGCAATAGTTGCCCCATGGTAACTATTCAGGTCGGTGGTGCGCAGGGGAGGACTTTGCCGGGGTGA